Proteins found in one Sporosarcina sp. FSL K6-3457 genomic segment:
- the recQ gene encoding DNA helicase RecQ — protein MEKALHILTTYFGYPSFRTGQEQVIRGVMQGQDTLCVMPTGGGKSVCYQVPALVMEGTVLVISPLISLMKDQVDALHQVGIPAAYINSSLSSEEYFGTMELAMAGKYQLLYVAPERLDSPAFKNQLRQMNIPMVAIDEAHCISQWGHDFRPSYRNISSIVSLFDEKPVVLALTATATPDVREDICRQLGISEANTVMTGFERANLTFSVIKGQDREKFVKDYVKKNDGEAGIIYAATRKAVDSVHETLRKSGVAVAKYHAGLGDVERQSEQDRFLMDEATVMVATNAFGMGIDKSNIRYVIHYQMPKNMESYYQEAGRAGRDGLDSECTLLFSSQDVQTQRFLIDQSQDENRIPAELEKLQSMIDFCHTEACLQKFIITYFGETDVVNCGRCANCTDTRESTDVTVDVQKVLSCVIRMKQRFGKTMIAQVLTGSRNKKVLEFGFEKLPTYGLMKDRSAKDISDFIEFIISENYLGVENGQFPIIYVSEQGKDVLTGGVKVHRKVSVITKQITADNPLFEQFRALRRQLAQDAGVPPFVVFSDKTLQDMAARMPITEEDFLEVHGVGQAKLERYGEAFMNEIKLYTMQNA, from the coding sequence ATCGAAAAAGCTTTACATATTTTAACCACATATTTTGGATATCCTTCCTTTAGAACGGGGCAGGAGCAAGTCATTCGTGGCGTCATGCAAGGACAGGATACCCTTTGTGTCATGCCGACAGGAGGCGGGAAATCAGTCTGCTATCAAGTGCCGGCACTTGTGATGGAAGGGACAGTTCTCGTTATTTCACCACTTATTTCCCTCATGAAAGACCAGGTCGATGCACTCCATCAAGTCGGTATCCCCGCTGCTTACATCAATAGTTCATTATCATCAGAAGAATATTTCGGAACAATGGAACTGGCGATGGCGGGCAAGTATCAGCTACTCTATGTGGCACCCGAACGGCTTGACTCGCCAGCGTTCAAAAACCAGTTACGCCAAATGAATATCCCGATGGTTGCGATTGATGAAGCGCATTGTATTTCACAATGGGGACATGATTTCCGTCCAAGCTACCGCAATATTAGTAGTATTGTTTCTCTATTCGATGAAAAACCGGTCGTTTTGGCACTGACAGCAACTGCAACACCGGATGTGCGGGAAGATATTTGTCGCCAGCTTGGGATTAGCGAAGCCAATACGGTGATGACGGGTTTCGAACGAGCGAATCTTACTTTTTCTGTCATTAAGGGACAAGACCGCGAGAAATTCGTCAAAGACTATGTGAAGAAAAATGATGGAGAAGCAGGTATCATTTATGCTGCAACGCGCAAAGCTGTCGATTCTGTCCATGAAACTTTACGGAAAAGTGGGGTAGCTGTTGCCAAATACCATGCGGGCTTAGGAGACGTTGAGCGACAATCGGAGCAGGACAGATTCTTGATGGATGAAGCGACGGTGATGGTCGCGACGAATGCTTTTGGTATGGGAATTGACAAGTCTAATATTCGCTATGTCATCCATTATCAAATGCCTAAAAATATGGAAAGTTATTACCAGGAAGCAGGACGTGCAGGGCGAGATGGGCTGGATAGTGAGTGTACGTTATTGTTTTCATCGCAAGATGTACAAACGCAACGTTTCCTCATTGATCAATCACAAGATGAGAATCGTATCCCTGCGGAATTAGAAAAATTGCAGTCAATGATTGACTTTTGCCATACGGAGGCCTGTTTGCAGAAATTCATCATTACCTATTTCGGTGAAACCGATGTCGTCAATTGTGGTCGCTGTGCGAATTGTACGGATACGAGGGAAAGCACAGATGTGACAGTGGATGTCCAAAAGGTATTATCCTGTGTCATCCGCATGAAGCAGCGTTTTGGCAAGACGATGATTGCACAAGTATTGACGGGATCTCGTAATAAGAAAGTACTCGAATTCGGATTCGAAAAACTACCTACCTATGGTTTGATGAAAGATCGAAGTGCAAAAGATATCTCTGATTTTATCGAATTCATTATTTCAGAAAACTATCTTGGGGTTGAAAATGGACAATTCCCGATTATTTATGTCAGTGAGCAAGGCAAGGATGTCTTAACAGGTGGCGTAAAAGTACATCGCAAAGTATCTGTCATTACGAAACAAATTACAGCGGACAATCCATTATTTGAGCAATTTCGTGCACTCCGCCGCCAATTAGCACAAGATGCAGGCGTGCCGCCGTTCGTTGTCTTTTCGGATAAAACATTGCAAGATATGGCAGCGAGAATGCCTATTACAGAAGAGGATTTCCTTGAAGTACATGGCGTTGGTCAGGCCAAGCTTGAACGTTATGGTGAGGCATTTATGAACGAAATTAAATTATATACGATGCAAAATGCATAA
- a CDS encoding GGDEF domain-containing protein, translating to MLHFFRTDDNKEVLHQFIDLLQEKITLHDYPLSFKINDTQEVIHYSVEATTILVEEEKLFYLVWRNVTEEIENDRLIKHMAYHDVLTALHNRAYFVPKVKDRLIELTTSSPKESALILIDLNRFKRINDTYGHAIGDQVLQHTATLLKQAVRSNDLVARLGGDEFVIFLENFPTQQAVTDWSKRLQESFKENLFITDAITLQIEPSIGIAFFPADADHFEDLFQLADSNMYEHKLKARKAE from the coding sequence ATGCTACATTTTTTTCGAACTGATGACAACAAAGAGGTTTTGCATCAGTTCATCGACTTACTTCAAGAAAAAATTACTCTACATGATTATCCATTGAGCTTTAAAATAAATGATACTCAAGAAGTAATTCACTATTCTGTAGAGGCAACTACTATTCTCGTTGAGGAAGAAAAGTTATTTTATTTAGTCTGGAGAAACGTAACAGAAGAAATCGAAAATGATCGTTTAATTAAACATATGGCCTATCATGATGTACTTACTGCTCTACATAACCGGGCTTATTTTGTTCCCAAAGTGAAAGACCGACTAATTGAGCTTACAACAAGTTCACCAAAAGAATCAGCCCTTATTTTGATTGATTTAAATCGGTTTAAACGAATAAACGATACGTATGGACATGCGATTGGAGACCAAGTTCTACAGCATACAGCTACGCTCTTAAAGCAAGCCGTACGATCAAATGATTTGGTTGCACGATTAGGAGGAGACGAGTTCGTCATCTTCTTGGAAAACTTCCCAACACAACAAGCAGTGACTGATTGGAGCAAGCGATTGCAGGAAAGTTTTAAGGAAAACTTGTTTATAACTGATGCGATCACGTTACAAATTGAACCGAGTATCGGGATTGCCTTTTTCCCAGCAGACGCAGATCATTTTGAGGATTTGTTTCAATTAGCAGATTCAAATATGTATGAACATAAATTAAAGGCTAGAAAAGCTGAGTAG
- a CDS encoding response regulator, with translation MRAILVDDEHLALQYLGKLLQEIDGVKIIGTYINPYEAIEAILQEKPDIVFLDIEMPEMNGIELAEKIQETLPTTHIVFITAFSEYAVKAFEINAVDYIVKPVQRDRLSKTLWRIAKEFTEISNSTVPSRSARVSMFQSLSFVWSGDVSEPIDVRWRTSKVRGIFALLLQNRGTFVQKDLLLDLFWPEMDLEKGFIQLYSAVYQIRKTIASTNFDMSIVNHENGYRLDLNGVTVDVDEWEKGIEQVAAITDKTLEEHRKLLELYQGDYLAKEEYVWAEGERERLRVLWLQHIFKVADYLVSDRQFGEAVSLYLRVQIAQPFLDESYFKLMQLYGQLGDHRSVEQQYSQLTAMLQEEYDAKPRAIIREWYEKWLGASGISIS, from the coding sequence ATGAGAGCCATTTTAGTAGATGATGAACACCTAGCGCTACAATATTTAGGGAAGCTGCTACAAGAAATCGATGGTGTTAAGATTATTGGAACTTATATAAATCCATATGAAGCAATTGAAGCCATACTTCAAGAAAAACCAGATATTGTTTTTCTCGATATTGAAATGCCTGAGATGAATGGCATTGAGCTGGCTGAAAAAATTCAAGAAACATTGCCAACTACCCACATTGTTTTCATTACCGCGTTTAGTGAATATGCTGTGAAGGCGTTTGAAATAAATGCCGTCGATTATATTGTAAAACCTGTTCAGCGCGATCGGCTGAGTAAAACCTTGTGGCGCATTGCCAAAGAGTTTACAGAGATTTCGAATTCAACAGTTCCTAGCCGTTCGGCAAGGGTGAGCATGTTTCAATCATTATCTTTCGTTTGGAGTGGAGATGTCTCTGAGCCGATTGATGTACGTTGGCGAACGTCTAAAGTACGTGGAATATTTGCATTACTCCTTCAAAATCGAGGGACTTTTGTCCAAAAAGATCTTTTGCTAGATCTTTTTTGGCCCGAGATGGATTTAGAAAAAGGCTTTATACAATTATATAGTGCGGTATATCAAATTAGAAAAACAATTGCATCGACAAATTTTGATATGAGTATTGTGAATCATGAAAATGGCTACCGACTCGATTTAAACGGTGTGACTGTCGATGTGGATGAGTGGGAGAAGGGGATAGAACAAGTAGCTGCTATTACAGATAAGACACTTGAGGAGCATAGAAAGTTATTGGAGTTGTACCAAGGGGATTATTTGGCGAAAGAAGAGTATGTATGGGCGGAAGGCGAGCGGGAACGTTTACGTGTACTTTGGCTACAACATATTTTCAAAGTTGCAGATTACTTAGTGTCTGACAGGCAATTTGGGGAAGCTGTATCCCTTTATTTGCGTGTACAAATAGCTCAACCATTTTTAGATGAAAGTTATTTCAAGTTGATGCAATTATATGGTCAGCTTGGTGATCATCGGTCTGTGGAGCAGCAGTATAGCCAGTTAACAGCGATGCTACAGGAAGAATATGATGCAAAACCAAGAGCGATTATTCGGGAATGGTATGAAAAGTGGCTGGGGGCTAGTGGAATAAGTATATCGTGA
- a CDS encoding queuosine precursor transporter codes for MLYYLNGLFVGLLILSNILAVKLFSVGSWIVLPAAVIVYVFTYPILDVITEVYGKKAAHRTVLTGFLTQLFAIIFIWIAIQLPAAPFYENQQSFEIIFTAGFRVTAASLIAYLVSQNIDVLIFDKLKKRHGEKKLWLRNNTSTMASQLIDTSIFLTIAFIGTMPFSALLTLIASQYVFKFIVTILETPLVYALVALCRKTDANVNSNPVPSSL; via the coding sequence ATGCTTTATTATTTGAATGGTCTGTTCGTCGGTTTGTTGATTTTATCCAATATATTAGCAGTGAAATTGTTTAGTGTGGGGAGTTGGATTGTCTTACCTGCGGCAGTTATTGTCTATGTGTTCACTTATCCTATTCTTGATGTTATTACAGAAGTGTATGGAAAAAAGGCCGCGCATCGAACAGTACTAACCGGCTTCTTGACACAGCTTTTTGCGATTATTTTCATCTGGATTGCAATTCAATTGCCGGCAGCACCTTTTTACGAAAACCAACAATCGTTCGAAATCATTTTCACAGCCGGTTTCCGTGTGACCGCTGCAAGCCTTATCGCTTATCTAGTTAGCCAAAATATCGATGTCTTGATTTTTGATAAATTGAAGAAACGCCATGGCGAAAAGAAATTATGGTTACGAAACAATACATCAACGATGGCTAGCCAGCTCATTGATACATCTATTTTTCTCACCATTGCATTTATCGGCACAATGCCATTTAGTGCACTTCTTACGCTAATTGCATCGCAATATGTTTTTAAATTCATTGTAACAATTTTGGAAACGCCGCTCGTCTACGCACTCGTCGCACTCTGCCGAAAAACAGATGCCAATGTGAATAGTAACCCCGTTCCCTCAAGCTTGTGA
- the queF gene encoding preQ(1) synthase, giving the protein MAGRDEATLTDLTLLGNQNTQYLYEYNPGILESVDSMHVNRDYFVKFNCPEFTSLCPMTGQPDFATIYISFIPDKKLVESKSLKLYLFSFRNHGDFHEDCINIIMNDLIKLIEPRYIEVWGKFTPRGGLSIDPYCNYGIPDTKYEQMADHRMMNHDMYPETIDNR; this is encoded by the coding sequence TTGGCTGGAAGAGATGAAGCAACATTAACCGATCTAACATTGCTCGGCAATCAAAACACGCAGTACTTGTACGAGTACAACCCTGGAATACTAGAGTCAGTTGATAGCATGCACGTCAATCGCGATTACTTTGTAAAATTTAACTGTCCCGAGTTTACTTCACTTTGTCCGATGACAGGACAACCTGATTTTGCAACAATCTATATTAGTTTTATTCCAGATAAAAAACTTGTGGAAAGTAAGTCGCTCAAGCTGTATCTATTTAGCTTCCGCAATCACGGAGATTTCCATGAAGATTGCATCAATATTATCATGAATGATTTAATCAAACTGATTGAACCACGCTACATAGAAGTATGGGGCAAATTCACCCCGCGTGGCGGTTTGTCCATTGACCCTTATTGTAACTATGGGATACCTGATACAAAATATGAACAAATGGCCGATCATCGGATGATGAATCATGATATGTATCCGGAAACAATCGATAACCGATAA